In one window of Zingiber officinale cultivar Zhangliang chromosome 11A, Zo_v1.1, whole genome shotgun sequence DNA:
- the LOC122032905 gene encoding ADP-ribosylation factor-like, whose protein sequence is MPFIYSLGFNVEKVQYKNVVFTVWDVGGQEKLRPLWRHYFSNTDALIYVVDSLDRERIGKAREEFQTIIRDPFMLNSVILVFANKQDLKGAMTPMEVSEGLGLYDLRNRTWHIQGTCALAGDGLYEGLDWLVTALKELQVPGRHLT, encoded by the exons ATGCCTTTTATCTATTCTTTAGGCTTCAATGTGGAGAAGGTCCAGTATAAAAATGTGGTATTTACAGTCTGGGATGTTGgtggacaagaaaaattaaggccTTTATGGAGGCATTACTTTAGCAACACTGATGCACTG ATCTATGTTGTGGATTCGTTGGATAGGGAAAGGATCGGAAAAGCTAGAGAAGAATTTCAG ACTATTATCCGCGATCCATTCATGTTGAACAGTGTCATATTAGTATTTGCCAATAAGCAGGACTTG AAAGGTGCAATGACGCCAATGGAGGTATCCGAAGGGTTGGGTCTTTACGATCTGCGGAACCGAACATGGCACATCCAGGGAACCTGTGCCCTCGCCGGGGATGGTCTCTACGAAGGACTCGACTGGTTAGTCACAGCTTTGAAGGAGTTACAAGTCCCAGGGCGACATTTAACTTGA